A single Watersipora subatra chromosome 7, tzWatSuba1.1, whole genome shotgun sequence DNA region contains:
- the LOC137400470 gene encoding cilia- and flagella-associated protein 337-like: protein MHLFTAYLDSFKSTQQTEIYSSHEGLSHKQVSFSSSLYVLSHSFEFILHARLFWGDAGGNVYILTFWSCLGGGPFGCLSPNRRITLAQFLSDIQIGHTNKYHVQKLNRLHLDWVRAIQYLPELDALISSCGESTTALACTALQDLKSKYFIVNKGVICFDYSTKQNILVSGGVEQNVRGWNPYINTGPIFRLKGTSAVVHLMVNNERDLCISISVDKNVSIFSLKDQTLVQIIPPRSFPKMIGNKPIRSAYFNNDTQVLLVGTTDLSVFIPDLAKEVSMRLNTHESELCEVLFNPLYDLIVSGSNGSTVCVWDIKTGKKKLMFDKAHSSTVYNKEMVSSVSHTSCIIWVE from the exons ATGCATTTATTTACCGCTTACTTGGATAGTTTCAAGTCCACTCAGCAAACAGAAATCTATTCATCACACGAGGGTCTTTCTCATAAACAAGTATCTTTCTCTTCATCGCTCTATGTTCTCAGCCATTCTTTTGAGTTCATTTTGCAT GCAAGGCTGTTTTGGGGAGATGCTGGAGGGAATGTCTACATACTAACATTCTGGAGTTGTCTTGGTGGAGGACCTTTTGGGTGCCTGTCTCCAAATCGAAGGATAACTTTGGCGCAATTTCTTTCTGACATACAGATTGGTCATACGAACAAATATCAT GTGCAGAAGCTAAACAGACTACACTTAGACTGGGTAAGAGCCATACAGTACCTCCCTGAGTTAGATGCTTTGATAAGCTCGTGCGGGGAATCGACTACAGCATTGGCTTGCACCGCCCTACAAGACttgaaaagcaaatattttattgtgaataaGGGAGTTATCTGCTTTGACTATAGTACG AAACAGAATATCTTAGTTTCTGGAGGAGTAGAGCAGAATGTGAGAGGCTGGAATCCTTACATAAACACCGGACCAATATTCCGACTAAAAGGCACGAGTGCGGTCGTACATCTCATGGTAAACAATGAGAGAGATCTCTGTATCTCTATCAGCGTTGATAAGAATGTCTCAATATTTAGCCTGAAGGATCAAACTCTTG TTCAGATCATTCCTCCAAGAAGTTTTCCAAAGATGATTGGCAACAAGCCAATTAGATCAGCTTACTTTAACAATGACACTCAGGTGCTTCTTGTCGGGACAACAGACTTAAGTGTCTTCATTCCTGACCTTGCCAAAGAAGTCTCAATGAG ATTGAACACTCATGAGAGTGAGCTGTGTGAAGTTCTCTTTAACCCACTTTATGACCTTATCGTCAGCGGCAGTAATGGGTCAACTGTCTGTGTTTGGGATATTAAAACTGGTAAGAAGAAGCTGATGTTTGACAAGGCACACTCTTCGACTGTCTACAACAAAGAAATGGTAAGCAGTGTCAGTCATACATCGTGTATCATCTGGGTTGAGTAA